A genomic window from Chitinophaga pollutisoli includes:
- a CDS encoding FecR domain-containing protein — MAGSNKARLTLSDGSVITLEDAQNGTLATQGGVRVEKDSNGNIRYHTGAAPAATPAAINTITTPKGGQFRVTLPDGSVAMLNAASSLSYPVRFTGGERRVKMTGEVYFEISKQLQPGGKGNVPFLVEAAGQEVAVLGTQFNIHAYPDEPGVRTTLVEGSVKVRTENGQSVILVPGQQAVWTDQLAVMPADIAGQLAWVNGDFVFRGETLAHVLRQVARWYDVSVEYPSHIGQLRFSGMISRSQPLSAIIKMMQTTKKATVTIKERRLIVTD; from the coding sequence ATGGCCGGCAGCAATAAAGCGCGCCTCACCTTGTCGGATGGCTCCGTTATTACCCTCGAAGATGCGCAAAACGGGACCCTCGCCACGCAAGGCGGCGTCCGGGTTGAAAAGGACAGCAACGGCAATATCCGGTATCATACCGGGGCAGCCCCCGCCGCAACGCCCGCTGCCATCAATACCATCACCACACCCAAAGGCGGACAGTTCCGCGTTACCCTGCCCGACGGATCGGTGGCCATGCTCAACGCGGCTTCCAGCCTCAGCTATCCCGTACGGTTTACCGGCGGGGAGCGCCGCGTCAAAATGACCGGCGAAGTCTATTTCGAAATCAGTAAACAACTACAGCCCGGCGGAAAAGGAAACGTCCCCTTTCTCGTGGAAGCCGCCGGACAAGAAGTGGCGGTACTGGGTACGCAATTCAATATCCATGCCTACCCTGATGAACCTGGCGTGAGAACCACGCTGGTGGAGGGAAGTGTGAAAGTACGCACGGAAAACGGGCAATCCGTGATCCTGGTGCCCGGTCAGCAGGCTGTATGGACGGATCAACTCGCTGTAATGCCCGCCGATATTGCCGGGCAGCTGGCATGGGTCAACGGCGATTTCGTGTTCCGGGGTGAAACCCTGGCCCATGTATTGCGCCAGGTTGCGCGATGGTACGACGTTTCGGTGGAATACCCGTCGCATATCGGCCAACTGCGGTTCAGCGGGATGATATCCCGGTCGCAGCCACTGTCCGCCATCATCAAGATGATGCAAACCACGAAAAAAGCAACGGTAACCATAAAGGAAAGGAGGTTGATCGTGACAGATTAA
- a CDS encoding RNA polymerase sigma-70 factor — METNNRPSLPGTPLQQAGDASFDAVYARYWKPLLIAATRMLKDEQAAEDVVQDTFIKLWEHWGMPHTNIKGWLFTTSYHLVLKKLKQLQSVENIEMARFAEPLAGEADASIKTSQLQRAVETCIDNLPEQCRRVYTMSRHNKYPVKYIATELGISPKTVEFHITTALRRIRRHISSALFSLL, encoded by the coding sequence GTGGAAACAAACAACCGACCCTCGCTCCCAGGAACCCCGCTTCAGCAAGCGGGCGACGCCTCTTTCGATGCGGTTTATGCCCGCTACTGGAAGCCGCTGCTGATTGCCGCCACCCGCATGCTCAAAGACGAACAAGCCGCCGAAGACGTAGTGCAGGATACGTTCATCAAACTCTGGGAGCATTGGGGTATGCCGCATACAAATATCAAAGGTTGGCTGTTCACGACTTCCTATCACCTCGTCCTTAAAAAACTGAAACAATTACAGTCCGTCGAGAATATCGAGATGGCCAGGTTTGCCGAACCCCTCGCCGGAGAAGCCGATGCATCCATCAAAACCAGCCAGCTGCAGCGGGCTGTGGAAACTTGCATCGATAACCTCCCCGAACAATGCCGCCGCGTTTACACCATGAGCCGGCACAATAAATACCCCGTCAAATACATTGCCACGGAACTGGGCATATCTCCCAAAACCGTGGAGTTCCATATCACCACCGCCCTCCGGCGCATTCGCCGGCACATCAGCAGCGCGCTCTTCTCCCTGCTGTAA
- a CDS encoding 3-ketoacyl-ACP reductase, which yields MIDLKGKKAIVTGGGRGLGKAVALSLAAEGVHVAITGRNEATMKGTVEEIKKHGVNACYAVFDVADEKAATAGIQKLAEELGGVDILINNAGIGDFGTLEEMSSEAWKKVIDVNLFGVYYAAQAVYPYMKSKNEGDIVNVASTAGLKGGAGMSAYAASKAAVISLSQSMMAEWRKSNIRVMTLTPSTIATDLTLGTLTDGNPERVLQPEDFAQWVTDMLKMNRRALIANGSIFSTNP from the coding sequence ATGATAGATCTTAAAGGCAAAAAAGCCATCGTCACTGGTGGTGGCAGGGGATTAGGTAAAGCCGTAGCACTGTCGCTCGCGGCGGAGGGTGTGCATGTGGCCATTACCGGCCGCAACGAAGCCACGATGAAGGGCACCGTGGAGGAAATCAAAAAACACGGCGTAAATGCGTGCTACGCGGTTTTCGATGTCGCTGATGAAAAAGCCGCCACGGCGGGCATTCAAAAGCTGGCCGAAGAACTGGGTGGGGTGGACATCCTCATCAATAACGCGGGCATCGGCGACTTCGGCACGCTGGAAGAAATGTCGTCCGAAGCATGGAAGAAAGTGATCGATGTGAACCTGTTTGGCGTGTATTATGCCGCTCAGGCGGTGTACCCGTACATGAAATCGAAGAATGAAGGGGATATCGTCAATGTAGCGTCTACGGCGGGGTTGAAAGGCGGCGCCGGCATGTCGGCCTACGCGGCTTCCAAGGCGGCCGTTATCTCCCTGTCGCAATCCATGATGGCGGAATGGCGCAAAAGCAATATCCGGGTGATGACGCTGACACCCAGTACAATTGCCACCGACCTGACCCTGGGAACGCTCACCGACGGCAACCCCGAGAGAGTGCTGCAACCGGAAGATTTTGCGCAATGGGTAACCGATATGCTGAAAATGAACCGGCGCGCCCTTATCGCCAACGGTTCTATCTTCTCTACAAATCCTTAA
- a CDS encoding PepSY-associated TM helix domain-containing protein: protein MSTPAKQPRKKKSNRSLFYRISAWLHLWLGLVTGIIVVIVCLTACIWVFNEEITDMMEPRHAVARQDKEVILPSKIMEAAAADFPGKRVTYATYRTGRVVEAGVGGRRGGSTIKLNPYTAEVVTKEVRKEGEVGFFRWILNGHRFLWMPYEIGRPIVNYSILIFLITLITGMVMWWPKKWNKSTRRQSFKIKWNGTVKRINYDLHNVLGFYTLLILFAIGATGIVYGLQWWSKGLYWATTGGKSLPEYVEKKSDSLQAGKHYTPEQAADIAFQTVIRKHPQANGFYMSFPDTSKPKSSILVIAYPDKGQYYNTHRYTFDQHTLAELKEPMTVYDGDFAEADFGTKLRKMNYDIHVGSILGLPGKVLAFFASLIGATLPVTGFIIWWGKKKKKKGPVKKAAAPKSQPKPAVAEMNAD from the coding sequence ATGAGTACTCCCGCAAAACAGCCGAGAAAGAAAAAGTCCAACCGCTCGCTCTTCTATCGCATATCCGCCTGGTTGCACCTTTGGCTGGGATTGGTGACGGGGATCATCGTCGTAATCGTATGCCTCACCGCTTGTATCTGGGTGTTCAACGAAGAAATAACCGATATGATGGAGCCCCGCCACGCCGTGGCCCGCCAGGACAAGGAGGTGATCCTCCCGTCCAAAATCATGGAAGCAGCCGCGGCTGACTTCCCCGGCAAACGCGTCACTTACGCCACTTACCGCACGGGTAGGGTGGTGGAAGCCGGAGTAGGCGGGCGCAGGGGTGGTTCCACCATCAAACTGAACCCTTACACCGCCGAAGTGGTGACCAAAGAGGTACGGAAAGAAGGCGAGGTAGGTTTTTTCCGCTGGATACTGAACGGGCATCGCTTCCTCTGGATGCCCTACGAAATCGGGCGGCCCATCGTCAATTACAGCATCCTCATTTTCCTCATTACGCTGATCACCGGCATGGTGATGTGGTGGCCGAAGAAATGGAACAAATCCACCCGCCGGCAATCCTTCAAAATCAAATGGAACGGCACCGTCAAACGCATCAACTACGACCTGCATAACGTACTGGGTTTTTATACCCTGCTCATCCTCTTTGCTATCGGCGCAACCGGCATCGTATACGGCTTACAGTGGTGGAGCAAAGGACTTTACTGGGCCACCACCGGCGGTAAATCCCTGCCGGAATACGTGGAAAAGAAATCCGACTCCCTGCAGGCCGGCAAACATTATACGCCCGAACAGGCCGCCGATATCGCGTTCCAGACCGTGATCCGGAAACACCCCCAGGCCAACGGTTTCTACATGTCATTCCCCGATACTTCCAAACCCAAATCCAGCATCCTCGTGATCGCATACCCGGATAAAGGTCAGTATTACAACACCCACCGCTACACCTTCGACCAGCACACGCTGGCGGAACTGAAAGAACCCATGACCGTTTACGACGGGGATTTCGCGGAAGCCGATTTCGGTACCAAGCTCCGGAAGATGAACTACGACATCCACGTCGGCAGCATCCTCGGTCTTCCGGGTAAAGTACTGGCATTCTTCGCCAGTCTCATCGGCGCGACACTGCCTGTCACCGGGTTCATCATCTGGTGGGGCAAAAAGAAGAAAAAGAAAGGTCCGGTGAAGAAAGCTGCCGCTCCCAAGTCCCAGCCTAAACCTGCGGTCGCGGAAATGAATGCCGATTGA
- a CDS encoding YqaE/Pmp3 family membrane protein has protein sequence MILIAILLPALSFLLRGKILHAIVCFVLQITIIGWLPAALWAVFSLHNAREERRTARIVRAMRNSR, from the coding sequence ATGATACTCATCGCCATTCTGCTTCCCGCTTTATCATTCCTCCTGAGGGGCAAAATCCTCCATGCCATAGTTTGTTTTGTACTGCAGATCACGATCATCGGCTGGTTGCCCGCAGCCCTCTGGGCGGTGTTTTCCCTGCATAATGCCCGGGAGGAACGCCGGACGGCCCGCATCGTAAGGGCCATGCGCAACAGCCGGTAG